A stretch of DNA from Hydrogenophaga sp. SL48:
CCCCCTGCGGGACCGCGTTCGCACCGGTTTGTGAATTCAGGAGATGACCATGACCCCATTCCAGCGGCACCGTCCGCTGCTGCACCATCTTGCCTGGGCGGGCCTGCTCGCCCTGCCGCTCATGGGTGCCCGTGCACAGGCGGTGTCCGAAGCGCAGCGCGCCGCCGACCCCGCCGCCCCCACCCCGGCCGTTGCCTCCGCGCCGGCCCGACCCGCCCCCGTGGCATCACCGCCCCTGCCGGACAACCCGGCCGACGCGCTGAAGCAGTGGCGAGAAGCCAATGAACGTGTGGCCGCCTTCCCCCGCGGGCACATCGACATCCTGCGCGCCGAGGCCAGGGACACCGGCGGCTCGGCCGAGGCCACCGGCCAACCCAGCCCGCTGTCGCTCGATGACGCGCTGCGCCAGTCGCTGCGCCTGCGGCCCGAACTGCTGGACAGCCCCCGCGGCAGCGCCCTGGCGCAATACGGACGCCACCGGGCCCTGCTGGCCCATGTGGCCGAGCTGCGCCGCACCTGGGTGGACGCGGTCGCCGCTGGCCAGGCGCAGCGCCTGCAGCAGGCACGGCTGGACGCCGCCCGCAGCGCCGCCGAACTCGGGCGACGCATGGTGCAGGCCGGCAACTGGAGCCAGGCCCGGCTGCTGCGCGAACAGCTTGCCGAGGCGCGGGAAACGGCGTCCTTGCTGCAAGCCCAACAAGCCTCGCTGGGTGCCCGCGAGCGGCTGGCCCGCCTGCTGGGCCTGTGGCAGGGCCACGCGGTGGCCGAACTCGACCAGCGCCTGCCGGCCGAGCTGGCGGCGCCACCCGCGACACTGGAGGGTGACGCCCAAGGCATCGAAGCCCGTGTGCTGGCCCAGGACGCCGCCCTGGCGCTGCAGCGCATCGACGCGGTGCGTGACATCGAGGCCACGACCCCGGCACAGCGCGCCGCCTGGGACCGGGCGTTGCAGGAGAGCGCCGCGGGCGTCGATGCCACCACGCTGCCCACCGCGCCGCTGAGCCTGCGCGACACCCGCCTCGCCAACGACCATGGGCTGGAACGCGCGGTGTCGGCCGAGGCCGGTTTGCTGAGCGCCGCGGTGGCCCGGCGCTCGGCCGCGCGCGAAGCCTGGGGCCGCTTGCAGGCGCAGCACGCGCTGGCGCAGCAGACCCACGCGGTCATCCTGCCGCTGCAAACCGCCCTGGAGCAGGAAACCCTGCTGCGCTACAACGGCATGCTGCAAAGCACCTGGGACCTGCTGGAAGCCAGCCGCGAACGCCTGGCCGCCACGGCCGCGGCCGCCCAGGCCCGCCGCGACTTCTGGCTCGCTCATCTCGACTGGCAACTGCTGCTCGCCGGCGGTGCCTACCAGCCCCCCGGCGCCAGCGCCACCATGGCGCCCGCCGGCGCTGCCCCCCAAGGACACTGACTCATGCAAAGACGTCAATTTTTCTCTGGCGCCGCGCTCGGTGCCGTGGCCGCCGCCGGTGTGAGCCGCGTGGCGCTCGCCGCGCTGCCCGAAGCGGTGCAACAGACCTCGGCCGACACCGCCGCGCCCTGGACACCGCCCGGCGTCACCGGCGCGGGTCGGCCGTACAACCCGGTGGTCACGCTCAACGGCTGGACCCTGCCCTGGCGCATGGTCAACGGCGTGAAAGAGTTCCACCTGGTGGCCGAACCCGTGGTGCGCGAAGTGGCGCCCGGTTTTCTGGTCAACATGTGGGGCTACAACGGCCAGAGCCCGGGCCCGACCATCGAGGTGGTGGAAGGCGACCGGGTCCGCATCCATGTGACCAACCGCCTGCCCGAGCACACCACCATCCACTGGCATGGGCAGCGCCTGCCCAACGGCATGGACGGTGTCGGCGGGCTGAACCAGCCGCAGATCCCGGTGGGCAAGACCTTCGTCTACGAGTTCGTGGCCAGGCGCCCCGGCACCTTCATGTACCACCCGCACGCGGACGAAATGACGCAGATGGCCATGGGCATGATGGGCTTCTGGGTCACGCACCCCAGGATCGACGGAAAAGCGAAACACCCGCTGATCGAGGACGTGCAGCGCGACTATTGCTTCCTGCTCAACGCCTTCGACGTCGAGCCCGGCAGCATGACACCGCAGGTCAACACCATGCTGGAGCAGAACATCTGGGCCTGGAACAGCCGCGTCTTCCCCGGCATCAGCCCGCTGGTGGCCAAGCTGGGTGAGCGGGTGCGGGTGCGCATCGGCAACCTGACCATGACCAACCACCCGATCCACATCCACGGCATCGAGTTCGAGGTCACGGGCACCGACGGCGGCCCGGTCCCGAAGACCGCGCGCTGGCCCGAGGTGACGACCGACGTGGCCGTGGGCCAGATGCGGCAGATCGAGTTCATCGCCGACGAACCGGGCGACTGGGCCATGCACTGCCACAAGAGCCACCACACCATGGGCGCCATGGGCCACGGCGTGCCGACCATGATCGGTGTGGACCACAGCGGCCTGGTGAAGCGCCTGCAGAAAACGGCGCCCGACTACATGGTCATGGGCGAGCGCGGCATGGCCGACATGGGCGAGATGCAGATGGAGCTGCCCGCCAACACCTTCCCCATGATGACCGGCACCGGCCCCCACGGGGCCATCGAGATGGGCGGCATGTTCACCACCCTCAAGGTGCGCGCCGACCAGAAGGCTGGCGATTACAGCGATCCGGGCTGGTACACCCTGCCACCCGGCACGCAGGCGCGCGAGGTGGCCACCCCCACCACGCGGGCGGTCCAGCCACCCGCCACCACGCCGCAGCCCGCCGCCGCAGCGCCGACCCGCGCCACCGTGCGCAAGCCCCAGGGCAGTGGCGGCCATGCACATTGACACCCAGACCCACCGACACGGACCCACACCGATGACACACACCCCCACCTCCCGCCGCCGTTTCCAGCAATGGCTCGCCATCGCCCCCCTGGCCGCCTGGCTGGCGCACCGCCCGGCCAGCGCCCACGGTGAGAAACACGAGCGTGGCGCTGCCGCTGCGCCGGTCGTGAAGGAGCAGAAGCCCTGGGGCATCGCCGCCGAACCGACGGAAGCGAAACGGACCATTCAGATCCGCATGAGCGACAACATGCGCTTCACCCCGAGCCACCTCGATGTCACCGAGGGCGAGACCCTGCGCCTGCGCGCGGCCAACCGCGGCAAGGTGCTGCACGAGATCGTGATCGGCACGCCCGAAGAACTGCAGGCGCACGCCGAGATGATGAAGAAGCACCCCGGCATGGAGCACGACGAGCCCTACATGGCCCACGTGGCGGCCGGGAAACGCGGCGACATCACCTGGACCTTCAACCGGGCCGGCGACTTCGAGTTCGCCTGCCTGATTCCCGGCCACTACGAGATGGGCATGCGCGGCACCATCCGCGTCAAGCCCCGCGCCTGACCCATTCCATTTTTTTCAGGAGCACACCATGCAACGACGTTCCCTTATCCTCTCCGCCCCGGCCTTGCTGGCCGCCACCGCTTTGCCCGCCTGGGCCGCGACGCCATCGGCCAAAGACCTGCCGGTGCTGCAGGTCTGGAAAGACCCCAACTGCGGCTGCTGCAAGGACTGGATCAGCTACCTGCAGCGCGACGGCTTCCAGGTGCAGGTCTTCGAGACCGGCAACACCGCGGTGCGCAAGCGCCTGGGCCTGCCCGACCAGTTCGGCTCCTGCCACACGGCGTTGATCGGGGGCTACGTGGTCGAAGGCCATGTGAACGCGCGCGAGATCCGCCGCCTGCTGACCGAAAAACCCAAGGCCATCGGCATCGCGGTGCCCGGCATGCCGGTGGGCAGCCCGGGCATGGACGGCCCCGAATACGGCGGCCGCAAAGACCCCTACGACGTGGTGCTGGTGCTGCCCAACGGCAGCGCCCGCGTCTACCAGTCCTATTTCCGCAGCTGATGGCCGCCCCATCTTCAGGAGAACACCCCATGCCGAAGACCCTTGTCATCGCCCTCGCGCTGCTGTCCCCCGCCCTGCCCAGCCTGGCGCAGAACCACGACCACCACGCGGCGCAGGCCGTCACCACACCGGCAACCACCGCGACCCCGGCCAGCGGCCTGCCCATGGTGGACGCCGAAGTGCGCCGCGTGGACGTGGGCGCGGGCAAGGTGACGTTGAAACACGGCGACATCCCCAACCTGGAGATGCCCCCCATGACCATGGTGTTCCAGGTGCGCGACCCGTCGCAGCTGGGCCCGCTCAAGGCCGGCGACAAGGTGCGGGTCACGGTCGACAAGGTCAATGGCGCCTACACCGTGATCGACCTGCAGCCCGCGCCCTGAGCCGGAACAGCGGGTGATTTCAGGGGCAGCTCTGGCGTTTGGGTGTTCGATACCGCACATAGACTGGCTGCCCCCTCCGAACGGTCTCATTTTGAGACAGACGGACTCAAGTTCATGGTCGGTGGGACGAAAGTTGAATACCAACGCCACCGAATCACACGCCATGCGCACCAACCTGCCTGTCACCCACAAAGAGTTCCCCATTCCAGGCGGGGTCACCCTGGTTTCCACCACCGACCTGCAAAGCCGCATCACCTACTGCAACCCGGCCTTCATCGCCGTCAGCGGCTACTCGCGTGAGGAACTGATCGGTCAGCCGCACAACCTGGTGCGCCATCCCGACATGCCGGCTGAGGCCTTTCGCGACATGTGGGCCACGCTGCAAAGCGGCTCGCCTTGGTCGGCCCTGGTGAAGAACCGGCGCAAGAACGGCGACCACTACTGGGTCATGGCCAACGCCACGCCGGTGGTGCAAAACGGCCAGCCGGTGGGCTACATGTCGGTGCGCACCCAACCCACGCGCGAACAGATCGAACAGGCCGAGACGCTCTACGCCCGCATGCGAGCGGAGGCCGAGTCCGGCCAGACCACGATCGGCCTGCGCGGTGGCCAGCTGGTGCGCCGTGGCCTGCGGGGTCGGCTGCAGCGCTGGATGCGCCCGACCCTGGGCAAAAAGCTGGGGGCCATGACCGTGGGTCTGGCCTTCGGCGTGCAGCTCATGGAAAGCGCCACCGAAGGGCTGCCCGAGGTGTGGCACACGGTGGCCTATGGGGTCACCGCTGTGGTGGCGCTGGCCATGGCGGCCTTCATGCGCCGCATGATGGTGGGGCCGCTGGAACAGGCCGTCACCTTCGCCAACTTCATGGCCGCAGGCGATCTCTCCGCCCGCCTGTCCAGCCAGGCCGGTGGCGAATTCGGCGACCTCTCGCGTGCGCTCAACCAGCTCAATGTCAACCTGCAGGCCGTGGTGTCCGACGTGCGCCACGAAGTCGAAGGCGTGCAGGTCGCGTCCAATGAAATCGCCAGTGGCAACCAGGACCTGTCGGCCCGCACGGAGTCCCAGGCCAGCAGCCTGCAGGAAACGGCAGCCTCGATGGATCAGCTCACCAGCACGGTGGAACAGAGCGCCCAGTCGGCACGCGAGGCCGGGGTGCTGGCCAGCCGTGCCGCCAGCGTGGCGGGTGAGGGCAACGAGGCCATGGTCCACGTGATCGACACCATGGAGCAGATCAGCCGCTCGTCGAGCCGCATCAGCGAGATCATCCAGGTGATCGAAGGCATTTCCTTCCAGACCAACATCCTCGCCCTCAATGCGGCGGTGGAGGCCGCTCGCGCGGGCGAACAGGGCCGGGGCTTTGCCGTGGTGGCCGCCGAGGTGCGCAGCCTGGCCCAGCGCACCTCGACCGCCGCCAAAGAAATCAAGGTGCTGATCGACGAATCGGCTGGCCAGGTGTCGCAGGGTGGCCAACTGGTGCACAACGCCGGCAAGACCATGGGCAATGTGGTCACTGCGGTGCAGCAGGTCAACGGCCTGATCGCCGGGATCACGGGCGCATCGCAGGAACAGTCCCTGGGGCTGTCGCAGATCAACCAGGCCGTGGGCCAGCTCGACTCGGTGACGCAGCAGAACTCGGCCATGGTCGAAGAGCTCGCGGCCGCCGCCAGTTCGCTGCAGGCCCAGGCCAAGGTGATGAAGGAATCGGTGCAGATCTTCCGCATGTGAGGTAACAAGCCCCCACGCTCCGCCGCTGCGCGGGTCGCTGCCCCCCGAGGGGGCTGGGCCTGCCTTGGGACGGCCCGGCGGCTGGCCCGCTGCCCCCACACTCCGCCGCTGCGCGGGTCGCTGCCCCCCGAGGGGGCTGGGCCTGCCTTGGGACGGCCCGGCGGCTGGCCCGCAGCCCCCACACTCCGCCGCTGCGCGGGTCGCTGCCCCCCGAGGGGGCTGGGCCTGCCTTGGGGCGGCCCGGCGGCTGGCCCGCAGCCCCCACACTCCGCCGCTGCGCGGGTCGCTGCCGCCTTGCAGCTGACAGACGCATGCTAAGGTAGCGGGATGCCCAGCAACATCCGCTACACCCTGCTGTCGTTGCGCGACCTGGCCGCGTCCGTCGGGCCGTTCGCGCTGCTCACGGTGCTGCTGCTCGCGCTCACCTACTGGTGGCTCGACCCCAACCCGCCGAAGCGTGTCGTGCTCGCCACCGGCCCGGCCCAGAGCGCCTACGACGAGTTCGGCAAACGCTACGCCGACGCCCTCAAGCGCTACGGCATCACCGTGGAATTGCTGCCCTCCCAGGGCTCGTCGGCCAACCTCGAATTGCTGCGCACCGGCCAGGCCGATCTGGGTTTCGTGCAAGGCGGCAGCGCCGACATCGGTTACGACGACGAGGAGTCGATCTCCTCGCTCGGCAGCCTGTTCGTGGAGCCGCTGTGGCTGTTTTACCGCGAAGACTCCGCCGTTCGCCTGCGTCAGCAACCCACCATCCAGTCGCTCGGGGACCTGGTGGGCTGGCGCGTCAACGTCGGCACGGCCGGCAGCGGCGTGCCGCGCCTGTTCACCACCCTGCTCGACGTGAACCGCATCGACCGGCACCAGCTCCAGCTCAGCGAGCTGGAGCAGACGCCGGCCACGGTGGCGTTCCTCAACGGCGAGGTCGACGCCGTGGTCTTCGCCTCGGCGCCCGAATCGCTGATGGTGCAGATGCTGCTGCAGTCGCCGGGCATCCACCTGCTGAACTTCGCGCAGAGCGAGGCCTATTCGCGGCGCTTCGGCTACCTCACGCCCGTGGTCATGCCCCAGGGCGTGGTGGACCTGTCGAAGAACATTCCTGAGCGCGACATGCACCTCGTGGCCTCGACCACCGGCCTGCTCGCCGGTGCCAAGACCCACCCGGCGATCCTCCAGCTCTTTGCCCAGACCGCCACCGGCCTGCACGGCGGCGCCAGCTGGTTCAGCCGGGCGCGCGAATACCCGAACCTGGAACACAGCGAGGTACCGATCTCGCCCGAGGCGGTGCGCGCCATCAAGAACGGCCCGCCCTTCCTGCAGCGCTACCTGCCCTTCTGGCTGGCGAACCTGGTCGAGCGCATGTGGCTGGCCATGGGCTTGATCCTCGCGCTGGCGCTGCCCCTCTCGCGCATCGTGCCGCCGCTCTACACCTTCCGCATCCGCTCGCGCGTGTTCCGCTGGTACGCCGAACTGCGCAGCATCGAGCAGCGCCACCTGGACCACCAGGACGAACCCACCCCGGTCGACGACCTGCTGGAACAGCTCGACCGGCTGGAGGAGAAGGTGGAACAGGTCGTGGTGCCGCTGTCGCACACCGACGAGCTGTACGCCCTGCGCAGCAACATCGGACTGGTGCGCAAGAAGCTGCTGAAAAAAGACTGAGTGCACGGCCCCGTGCGAACGGCGGGCACCCGGCGCAAGGGCGCCTACGGTTGCCGGGCGCTGTTGATCCAGGCCTGACGCGCCACGGCGTCCAGCGCGTCATCGACCATGCCGTGGTTGGCCACCACCCGCAGCCGGTCCTGGGCCAGCAGGCGTTCCACGCCCCGCTTCGTCATGGACAGGGAGCGCCCGTCCGATCCGGTGAACAGGAACATGGTCCCGTGGGGACTGGCCCAGGTGACCTGACAGCGCAGCGCGCGGCCCTCGTACCAGACATCGACCCAGGCGCCCACGGGCAAGACCTGGCCCCGCTCATCGGCCATCTCCTCTTTGGAGTCGGGCCAGTCTCGCGGCATGATCTCGGTGTCCACGAAAGCGGGCTGCGTGTCCATCAGCGCGTCTTCCATGAAGCCGGTATCGCGCGCTTCGACCGGATGCATCCAGGGCTCGTCGGGCTCCAGTTCGAACTGATGGCTGGGTGGCGAGTCCTCGACGGGCTCATCCCGCTGGGTCTTGTAGGCCGCCTCGTGCAGGCCCATCAGGGCTGCAAAAAACCCCTCGCTCTGCGCGCGCGGGTAGTCGATGGCGTCCAGCCCCTCGCGCAAGGTGCGCAACAGGCCGGGAATGATCTTGATCAGGCGGGGGCGGTTGCGACTGGCCTGCGCCAGCTGGGAAGACCACAACAGGTCGGGCACGATGTCGGTGTAGCGCTCCGCAGACGCCAACGACACGGCCGCCACCGACTTTTCGGCCGCGTCCATGCGCGCCTGAGCCACCACCTGCGACCAGGGGCCTGTCAGGAAACGCCGCACCACACCCGGTGCACGCTCGAAATCGTTGCGCGCCCGGAACTCGGTCGCCACCCGTTCGGCCAGCAGGTTGCGCTGCTCCACACGCATCAGGGTCTGCACGGCCAGCCCGCGGGCCTGCGCCTGCCTGGGCGCCAGGGC
This window harbors:
- a CDS encoding TolC family protein; this encodes MTPFQRHRPLLHHLAWAGLLALPLMGARAQAVSEAQRAADPAAPTPAVASAPARPAPVASPPLPDNPADALKQWREANERVAAFPRGHIDILRAEARDTGGSAEATGQPSPLSLDDALRQSLRLRPELLDSPRGSALAQYGRHRALLAHVAELRRTWVDAVAAGQAQRLQQARLDAARSAAELGRRMVQAGNWSQARLLREQLAEARETASLLQAQQASLGARERLARLLGLWQGHAVAELDQRLPAELAAPPATLEGDAQGIEARVLAQDAALALQRIDAVRDIEATTPAQRAAWDRALQESAAGVDATTLPTAPLSLRDTRLANDHGLERAVSAEAGLLSAAVARRSAAREAWGRLQAQHALAQQTHAVILPLQTALEQETLLRYNGMLQSTWDLLEASRERLAATAAAAQARRDFWLAHLDWQLLLAGGAYQPPGASATMAPAGAAPQGH
- a CDS encoding multicopper oxidase family protein; the protein is MQRRQFFSGAALGAVAAAGVSRVALAALPEAVQQTSADTAAPWTPPGVTGAGRPYNPVVTLNGWTLPWRMVNGVKEFHLVAEPVVREVAPGFLVNMWGYNGQSPGPTIEVVEGDRVRIHVTNRLPEHTTIHWHGQRLPNGMDGVGGLNQPQIPVGKTFVYEFVARRPGTFMYHPHADEMTQMAMGMMGFWVTHPRIDGKAKHPLIEDVQRDYCFLLNAFDVEPGSMTPQVNTMLEQNIWAWNSRVFPGISPLVAKLGERVRVRIGNLTMTNHPIHIHGIEFEVTGTDGGPVPKTARWPEVTTDVAVGQMRQIEFIADEPGDWAMHCHKSHHTMGAMGHGVPTMIGVDHSGLVKRLQKTAPDYMVMGERGMADMGEMQMELPANTFPMMTGTGPHGAIEMGGMFTTLKVRADQKAGDYSDPGWYTLPPGTQAREVATPTTRAVQPPATTPQPAAAAPTRATVRKPQGSGGHAH
- a CDS encoding cupredoxin domain-containing protein, whose protein sequence is MTHTPTSRRRFQQWLAIAPLAAWLAHRPASAHGEKHERGAAAAPVVKEQKPWGIAAEPTEAKRTIQIRMSDNMRFTPSHLDVTEGETLRLRAANRGKVLHEIVIGTPEELQAHAEMMKKHPGMEHDEPYMAHVAAGKRGDITWTFNRAGDFEFACLIPGHYEMGMRGTIRVKPRA
- a CDS encoding DUF411 domain-containing protein, encoding MQRRSLILSAPALLAATALPAWAATPSAKDLPVLQVWKDPNCGCCKDWISYLQRDGFQVQVFETGNTAVRKRLGLPDQFGSCHTALIGGYVVEGHVNAREIRRLLTEKPKAIGIAVPGMPVGSPGMDGPEYGGRKDPYDVVLVLPNGSARVYQSYFRS
- a CDS encoding copper-binding protein, which encodes MPKTLVIALALLSPALPSLAQNHDHHAAQAVTTPATTATPASGLPMVDAEVRRVDVGAGKVTLKHGDIPNLEMPPMTMVFQVRDPSQLGPLKAGDKVRVTVDKVNGAYTVIDLQPAP
- a CDS encoding methyl-accepting chemotaxis protein; the protein is MRTNLPVTHKEFPIPGGVTLVSTTDLQSRITYCNPAFIAVSGYSREELIGQPHNLVRHPDMPAEAFRDMWATLQSGSPWSALVKNRRKNGDHYWVMANATPVVQNGQPVGYMSVRTQPTREQIEQAETLYARMRAEAESGQTTIGLRGGQLVRRGLRGRLQRWMRPTLGKKLGAMTVGLAFGVQLMESATEGLPEVWHTVAYGVTAVVALAMAAFMRRMMVGPLEQAVTFANFMAAGDLSARLSSQAGGEFGDLSRALNQLNVNLQAVVSDVRHEVEGVQVASNEIASGNQDLSARTESQASSLQETAASMDQLTSTVEQSAQSAREAGVLASRAASVAGEGNEAMVHVIDTMEQISRSSSRISEIIQVIEGISFQTNILALNAAVEAARAGEQGRGFAVVAAEVRSLAQRTSTAAKEIKVLIDESAGQVSQGGQLVHNAGKTMGNVVTAVQQVNGLIAGITGASQEQSLGLSQINQAVGQLDSVTQQNSAMVEELAAAASSLQAQAKVMKESVQIFRM
- a CDS encoding TAXI family TRAP transporter solute-binding subunit, yielding MPSNIRYTLLSLRDLAASVGPFALLTVLLLALTYWWLDPNPPKRVVLATGPAQSAYDEFGKRYADALKRYGITVELLPSQGSSANLELLRTGQADLGFVQGGSADIGYDDEESISSLGSLFVEPLWLFYREDSAVRLRQQPTIQSLGDLVGWRVNVGTAGSGVPRLFTTLLDVNRIDRHQLQLSELEQTPATVAFLNGEVDAVVFASAPESLMVQMLLQSPGIHLLNFAQSEAYSRRFGYLTPVVMPQGVVDLSKNIPERDMHLVASTTGLLAGAKTHPAILQLFAQTATGLHGGASWFSRAREYPNLEHSEVPISPEAVRAIKNGPPFLQRYLPFWLANLVERMWLAMGLILALALPLSRIVPPLYTFRIRSRVFRWYAELRSIEQRHLDHQDEPTPVDDLLEQLDRLEEKVEQVVVPLSHTDELYALRSNIGLVRKKLLKKD